A genome region from Tolypothrix sp. PCC 7712 includes the following:
- a CDS encoding TVP38/TMEM64 family protein, with amino-acid sequence MIYSHYFKKVILFAFLAINIAFIFNNETALAQASTTFNPQSILRDALQWIDSLGSVGAIAFIALYIIATVAFLPGSILTLGAGVVFGVVWGSLYVFLGATLGATAAFLVGRYLARGWVANKIAGNQKFVAIDKAVGKAGLKIVLLTRLSPVFPFNLLNYAFGITGVSLQDYFIGSVGMIPGTIMYVYIGSLAGNLARIGSETQPTNLTIQWAIRIIGFIATVAVTIYVTRIARKALEEEVSNN; translated from the coding sequence ATGATATATTCTCATTATTTCAAAAAAGTAATTTTATTCGCATTCCTAGCAATCAATATTGCCTTTATTTTCAACAATGAAACAGCATTAGCACAAGCATCCACTACCTTTAATCCCCAATCAATTTTACGCGATGCTTTGCAATGGATTGATAGCCTGGGTTCTGTAGGCGCGATCGCTTTTATTGCACTATATATTATTGCTACCGTTGCTTTTTTACCAGGTTCGATTCTCACCTTGGGTGCGGGTGTTGTTTTTGGTGTAGTTTGGGGTTCGCTTTATGTATTTCTTGGTGCAACATTAGGAGCAACTGCAGCTTTTCTTGTAGGACGTTATTTAGCAAGAGGGTGGGTTGCTAATAAAATTGCAGGTAATCAAAAATTTGTTGCTATCGATAAAGCTGTTGGTAAAGCCGGATTAAAAATTGTCCTGTTAACGCGACTTTCTCCAGTATTTCCGTTTAATTTATTAAACTATGCCTTTGGGATTACAGGAGTTTCTCTTCAGGATTACTTTATTGGTTCTGTAGGGATGATTCCTGGAACCATTATGTACGTTTATATTGGTTCTTTAGCTGGTAATTTGGCGAGAATTGGCAGTGAAACACAACCTACCAATTTAACAATACAATGGGCAATTCGGATTATTGGTTTTATTGCTACAGTTGCAGTCACAATTTATGTGACGAGGATAGCAAGGAAAGCTTTAGAGGAGGAGGTAAGCAATAATTAA
- a CDS encoding ABC transporter substrate-binding protein, producing MKNAIAQQTVLLFTCSVLLIGCGKSSSTDKTPATNSTSAAANGIPIGIAFAQTSNVALLGQEGTDGVKIAEKYFNAKGGINGNPIKLIFQDTGGDEVGTVNAFQTLINQNKVVGIIGPTLSQQAFSANPIAERNQIPVIGASNTAKGIPEIGDYVARVSSSVAVVAPYAVKAALKQNPNIKRVAIFYAQNDAFNKSETEIFQKTVKDLGLDLVTVQKFQTTDTDFQTQASSAINLKPDLAIISGLAVDGGNLVKQLRELGYQGIIIGGNGFNTSHIFSVCKALCDGVIIAQAYSPEYQSEINTAFRKAYFEQYRREPPQVSAQAFTALQVYVEALQSLDKKSKINQLSLPQLRKALNQELLKGTYQTPLGEIAFTPVGDVIQKDFYVAKLKMEPNGVKGKFAFLNVK from the coding sequence ATGAAAAATGCGATCGCACAGCAAACTGTCTTATTATTTACCTGTTCTGTGTTGTTGATAGGCTGTGGTAAAAGTAGCAGTACAGATAAAACTCCCGCAACTAATTCTACATCAGCAGCCGCTAATGGAATTCCTATTGGTATCGCATTTGCTCAAACAAGTAATGTAGCATTACTCGGACAAGAAGGAACTGATGGTGTAAAAATTGCTGAAAAATATTTCAATGCTAAAGGCGGTATCAATGGCAACCCGATTAAATTAATCTTTCAAGATACTGGCGGCGATGAAGTCGGAACTGTTAATGCTTTTCAAACTTTAATTAATCAAAATAAAGTTGTAGGAATTATTGGCCCTACTTTATCACAGCAAGCTTTTAGTGCTAATCCCATTGCCGAACGCAATCAAATTCCAGTTATCGGCGCATCCAATACAGCTAAAGGTATTCCCGAAATTGGTGATTATGTGGCGCGGGTTTCTTCCTCGGTGGCTGTTGTTGCACCTTATGCAGTGAAAGCCGCACTTAAACAAAATCCGAATATCAAAAGAGTAGCTATATTCTATGCTCAAAATGATGCTTTCAATAAATCAGAGACAGAAATATTTCAAAAAACAGTTAAAGATTTAGGATTAGATTTAGTTACAGTTCAAAAATTCCAAACTACAGATACCGACTTTCAAACTCAAGCCAGTAGTGCAATTAATTTAAAACCAGATTTAGCAATTATTTCTGGTTTAGCTGTTGATGGCGGTAATTTAGTTAAACAACTACGAGAACTTGGTTATCAAGGAATTATTATTGGTGGTAATGGTTTTAATACATCTCATATATTTTCTGTCTGCAAAGCTCTTTGTGATGGCGTAATTATTGCCCAGGCTTACAGTCCAGAATATCAGAGTGAAATTAACACTGCATTTCGCAAAGCCTATTTTGAGCAATATCGTAGAGAACCACCCCAAGTCAGCGCTCAAGCTTTTACGGCTTTACAGGTATATGTAGAAGCGCTGCAATCTTTAGATAAAAAGAGTAAAATTAATCAACTTTCATTACCACAACTGCGTAAAGCCTTAAATCAAGAATTACTCAAAGGAACTTATCAAACTCCTTTGGGTGAAATTGCTTTCACACCAGTCGGTGATGTCATTCAAAAAGACTTTTACGTTGCCAAACTGAAAATGGAACCAAACGGAGTGAAAGGAAAATTTGCATTTTTAAACGTTAAATAA
- a CDS encoding TVP38/TMEM64 family protein translates to MQKRQLYPKLKFLLLGCLVATVIIASQHLNIQEMLLTLITSVNNLGYFGPIAFIAVYNLATLLFVPGSILTLKGGCLFGVFWGSVYVIIAATIGATLAFLIGRYLSRDWVAQQLEKHPKFKAIDLAVAQAGWKIVLLTRLSPIFPFNLLNYAFGVTQVSLKDYILGSLGIIPGTVMYVYIGSLATNLTMLNTSNHPSNPQAQIGEWVIQILGLIATVAVTIYITKVAQKALKQTVAIVEITDDRSNEK, encoded by the coding sequence ATGCAAAAGCGCCAATTGTATCCTAAACTGAAATTTTTACTATTAGGTTGTCTAGTTGCCACAGTCATCATTGCTAGTCAACATCTCAATATCCAAGAAATGTTACTAACATTAATAACATCAGTTAACAATCTAGGTTATTTTGGCCCGATTGCTTTTATTGCTGTTTATAACTTAGCGACTTTATTATTTGTACCAGGTTCTATTTTGACATTAAAGGGTGGTTGTTTATTTGGTGTATTTTGGGGTTCTGTTTATGTCATAATTGCTGCCACCATTGGAGCTACTTTAGCTTTTTTAATTGGTCGCTATCTTTCACGGGATTGGGTAGCGCAACAACTAGAAAAACATCCTAAATTTAAAGCGATTGATTTGGCTGTGGCTCAAGCAGGATGGAAAATTGTGCTACTAACTCGCCTCTCTCCTATCTTTCCTTTTAATTTATTAAATTATGCATTTGGAGTCACGCAAGTTTCCCTCAAAGATTATATTTTAGGTTCTCTTGGCATTATTCCGGGAACTGTGATGTATGTTTACATCGGCTCCTTAGCAACAAATTTGACGATGCTGAATACAAGCAATCATCCTAGTAATCCTCAAGCTCAAATTGGAGAATGGGTAATACAAATATTGGGGTTAATTGCTACGGTGGCTGTGACTATATATATAACTAAAGTTGCTCAAAAAGCTCTCAAACAAACTGTAGCAATAGTCGAGATTACTGATGATAGAAGTAACGAAAAGTAA
- a CDS encoding TIGR04283 family arsenosugar biosynthesis glycosyltransferase: MSNYETVSINIPKLSIIIPTLNEAANIAEAIITTQGSTNTEVIVVDGGSQDDTVAIAQSLGVKVIFSSPGRAVQMNAGAVAASGEILLFLHADTRLPAGFDGMVRTALLQQKTVAGAFKLRIDAAPWGIRLVEWGVNLRSHFLQMPYGDQAIFITKSMFQQIGGCPELPIMEDFELIRRLKNMGKIIIVPVPVLTSARRWLNKGIFQTTFINQIVIIAYLLGVSPERIRSWYRQEKFRKI, from the coding sequence TTGTCAAATTATGAAACTGTCTCTATAAACATTCCCAAGCTTTCGATTATTATTCCTACGTTAAATGAGGCTGCAAATATTGCAGAGGCAATTATCACGACTCAAGGCAGTACAAATACGGAAGTTATTGTGGTCGATGGTGGCTCTCAGGATGACACTGTAGCTATAGCTCAGTCATTGGGTGTGAAAGTTATCTTCTCATCTCCTGGGCGGGCAGTGCAAATGAATGCGGGTGCTGTAGCTGCTAGTGGTGAGATTCTGCTATTTCTCCACGCAGATACTCGCTTACCTGCTGGCTTTGATGGTATGGTGCGGACTGCACTCCTACAACAAAAAACCGTGGCGGGTGCTTTTAAGTTGCGGATTGATGCAGCGCCTTGGGGTATCAGGTTGGTGGAATGGGGGGTAAATTTGCGATCGCATTTTCTCCAAATGCCCTATGGCGATCAAGCTATTTTTATCACTAAGTCGATGTTTCAGCAAATAGGCGGTTGCCCTGAATTGCCTATTATGGAAGACTTTGAACTCATTCGCCGTTTAAAAAATATGGGTAAAATTATCATTGTTCCCGTACCAGTTCTTACATCTGCGCGCCGATGGTTGAACAAGGGAATCTTTCAAACCACCTTCATTAATCAAATAGTAATTATCGCTTATCTACTTGGTGTATCACCTGAGCGAATTCGTAGCTGGTATCGCCAGGAAAAATTTAGAAAGATTTAA
- a CDS encoding malectin domain-containing carbohydrate-binding protein codes for MVTKILRINTGGAAYTDTQGNLWEADNYFSDGNTYTTTAAIANTVEDPLYQDERWLDKFSYDIPVDNGDYTVNLKFSELFWTEAGQRVFDVNVENQLVFDDLDIFKEAGGNNIALDKSFKVKVTDGILNLDFLASVNNAKIDAIEIIPVDTTPTPTPTPTPTPTPTPTPTPTPTPTPAPTPTATGKTIRINAGGADYRDSQGNLWEADNSKYFDGGNTYTTTAPIANTVDDGLYQDEHWSDKFSYAIAVDNGKYTVKLKFSELFWTEAGQRVFDVSAEGNPVITNLDIFKAAGGNNIALDKSFDVTVADGTLNLQFLASVNNAKIDAIEIIPVDTTPTPTPTPTPTPTPTPTPTPEAIRINVGGKAYTDAKKNKWDADQPQYVVGDSNVYTTTAEIGKTEDDPIYQDDRYAAKLAYEIPVTAGNYTVNLHFAENFFTVFNERIFDVSLEGQKVFSDVDIFKQSKNAFFTGNNSALVLSVPTVTVTDGKLNLNLDASVNNALLSGLEIIPLTGPQVILQQTQGRTEVTEGSADDSYSLVLNTQPTADVTINVVKGDRLTTDKTSLTFTPANWNVPQTVNVNVVDDKIAQGADNLTISHTISTTDSNYQNLTIPELPVSVNDNDIVAISFTKKTVASIAAPSTAAWGPDGRLYVGTYSGEIRAYTFDEKYNVIDTQIITTIQDKAGNKPNILGIAFNPYDQSGSPSIYVAHTRLYGNGGSAFPKTEQSFYSGQVSILDGPNFSNLTALVTGLPTSNQDHGINALTFDQKGDLYINVGSNTNAGVINSNIGGLPESPLSAAILKAEISKPGFKGDIKYVLQNPLPPGYEIPAGLTFDPADSQAFGDVANVVPGTDVSVYASGLRNPFGAVFTTKGLLYATDNGHNTGFGELSTSATTSIPAPGAPDELNLIKQGEYYGSPNRNRGRTDDRQNVFYGPDKPSIPGVYTAPLTTFASSTNGIDEYRATTFQSQLRGNLIAQQWNQKLYSVALSADGTKVIKNTVLNADSPVADGLSLVTGPGGAILGIDYADNAITVATADDLYIVDTTAYDIFPWRAPAAGGNTFVIGGKNFGGETEVSIGGQAATITSVSSQIIKGILPNFTASQFIDPNKDGLLDVVVKSNNQTSVITDAFAPLNDSAIFV; via the coding sequence ATGGTTACCAAGATCCTCCGGATCAATACAGGTGGTGCAGCCTACACTGATACTCAGGGTAATCTCTGGGAAGCTGATAATTATTTTTCTGACGGTAACACTTATACTACAACTGCGGCGATCGCCAATACTGTTGAAGACCCTCTTTATCAAGACGAACGGTGGCTAGACAAATTCTCTTATGACATTCCTGTTGATAACGGCGACTACACAGTTAACCTCAAGTTTTCCGAACTCTTCTGGACTGAAGCTGGACAACGTGTATTTGATGTAAATGTCGAAAATCAGTTAGTCTTTGATGACTTGGATATTTTTAAAGAAGCGGGTGGTAATAACATCGCTTTGGATAAGTCTTTTAAGGTTAAAGTCACTGATGGGATTTTAAATTTAGATTTCTTGGCGAGTGTTAACAATGCCAAAATCGACGCGATTGAAATCATTCCTGTAGATACAACACCAACGCCCACACCCACGCCCACGCCCACACCAACACCCACACCAACACCAACACCCACACCCACACCAACGCCCGCGCCCACACCCACAGCCACAGGCAAAACAATTCGCATTAATGCAGGTGGTGCAGATTACAGAGATAGTCAGGGTAATCTTTGGGAAGCAGATAATAGTAAGTATTTTGATGGCGGTAACACCTATACTACAACTGCACCGATCGCCAATACTGTTGACGACGGCCTTTATCAAGACGAACATTGGTCAGATAAATTCTCTTATGCCATTGCTGTTGATAACGGCAAATATACAGTTAAGCTCAAGTTTTCCGAACTCTTCTGGACTGAAGCTGGACAACGTGTCTTTGACGTAAGTGCTGAAGGTAATCCAGTAATTACTAACTTGGATATTTTCAAAGCAGCGGGTGGTAATAACATTGCTTTGGATAAGTCTTTTGATGTTACAGTTGCTGATGGCACACTGAATTTACAGTTCTTGGCGAGTGTCAACAACGCCAAAATTGATGCGATTGAAATCATTCCTGTAGATACAACACCAACACCAACACCCACGCCAACACCCACACCCACGCCAACCCCAACGCCAACACCAGAGGCTATTCGGATCAATGTAGGTGGTAAAGCTTACACTGATGCCAAAAAGAATAAGTGGGATGCAGATCAACCGCAATATGTGGTTGGTGACAGCAACGTCTATACCACCACTGCGGAAATTGGCAAGACAGAAGATGATCCTATATATCAAGACGATCGATATGCAGCAAAGCTAGCTTACGAGATTCCCGTAACAGCTGGTAACTATACAGTAAATCTGCACTTTGCTGAGAATTTCTTCACTGTCTTCAATGAGCGCATCTTTGATGTTTCTTTAGAAGGTCAGAAAGTGTTCTCTGACGTAGACATTTTTAAACAATCTAAAAATGCGTTCTTCACAGGTAATAACTCAGCGCTAGTACTATCTGTGCCTACTGTGACTGTTACTGATGGCAAGCTGAATCTTAATTTGGATGCCAGCGTTAACAATGCTCTGCTCTCAGGTCTAGAGATTATCCCACTCACTGGCCCTCAGGTGATTTTGCAACAAACACAAGGTAGAACTGAGGTTACAGAAGGAAGTGCTGATGATAGTTACTCATTAGTTCTGAATACACAACCGACCGCAGATGTCACAATTAATGTAGTTAAAGGCGATCGCTTAACTACAGATAAGACTAGCCTGACCTTTACTCCTGCTAACTGGAATGTTCCGCAAACTGTAAATGTCAATGTAGTTGATGACAAAATAGCCCAAGGTGCTGACAATCTCACCATTTCTCATACTATCTCTACTACAGATAGCAACTATCAAAATCTCACCATCCCAGAACTTCCTGTCAGCGTCAACGATAATGATATCGTTGCTATCAGCTTCACTAAGAAAACAGTAGCTTCAATAGCTGCACCCTCAACTGCAGCTTGGGGGCCAGATGGCAGATTATATGTAGGTACTTATAGTGGTGAAATCAGAGCTTATACCTTTGATGAAAAGTACAATGTTATCGATACCCAAATCATCACCACAATTCAAGATAAAGCTGGCAACAAACCAAACATCTTGGGTATTGCTTTTAACCCCTACGATCAATCTGGTTCCCCCAGTATTTACGTTGCCCATACAAGGCTTTATGGTAACGGTGGCAGTGCTTTTCCTAAAACAGAACAGTCATTTTATAGCGGTCAAGTTTCCATACTAGATGGGCCGAATTTCTCCAACTTGACAGCTTTAGTCACAGGACTACCAACTTCCAATCAAGACCACGGGATCAATGCTTTAACATTCGATCAAAAAGGTGATTTATACATCAATGTTGGTAGTAATACTAACGCAGGTGTCATTAACAGCAACATTGGTGGTTTACCAGAATCACCTTTGTCTGCGGCTATCTTAAAAGCGGAGATTTCCAAACCGGGCTTTAAGGGTGATATCAAGTATGTTCTACAAAATCCCCTACCTCCTGGTTATGAAATCCCAGCAGGATTAACTTTTGATCCTGCAGATAGTCAAGCCTTTGGTGATGTTGCCAATGTTGTACCGGGTACTGACGTTTCAGTCTATGCAAGTGGTCTGCGAAATCCCTTTGGCGCAGTTTTTACTACCAAAGGATTGCTTTATGCTACTGATAATGGTCATAACACAGGCTTTGGAGAACTTTCTACCTCAGCTACAACTTCTATCCCTGCACCCGGTGCGCCAGATGAACTAAACCTGATCAAACAAGGTGAATACTACGGTTCTCCTAACCGCAATCGTGGACGTACTGATGATCGCCAAAATGTTTTTTATGGGCCAGATAAACCAAGCATTCCTGGTGTTTATACAGCGCCACTCACAACTTTTGCTTCTTCAACTAATGGCATTGATGAATATCGGGCAACAACTTTCCAAAGCCAATTGCGCGGTAATTTAATTGCCCAGCAATGGAACCAAAAACTTTACAGCGTGGCTTTATCAGCTGATGGCACAAAAGTTATCAAAAATACAGTTCTCAATGCTGATTCTCCCGTTGCAGATGGTTTGAGTTTGGTAACTGGGCCTGGTGGTGCAATTCTCGGTATTGACTATGCTGATAATGCAATTACCGTTGCGACGGCGGACGATCTTTACATAGTAGATACTACTGCTTATGATATCTTCCCTTGGAGGGCACCAGCAGCAGGTGGTAATACATTTGTGATTGGCGGTAAAAACTTTGGTGGAGAAACTGAAGTTTCAATTGGCGGACAAGCTGCAACTATCACTTCAGTTTCATCCCAAATAATTAAAGGAATTCTCCCCAACTTTACCGCTAGCCAGTTCATTGATCCCAATAAGGATGGATTGTTAGATGTAGTTGTGAAGAGTAATAATCAAACATCTGTGATTACAGATGCATTTGCACCATTAAATGACAGTGCAATCTTTGTTTAG